The following proteins come from a genomic window of Aequorivita marisscotiae:
- a CDS encoding GNAT family N-acetyltransferase: MKTFNFLTEHILENNRVQLSPLHREDIDRILHFSVKEPELWEYSLQPANGLKNLQTYVDFALNGRMQGTAYPFLIFDKHCQKIAGSTRFYDYQKTHNTTQLGYTWIGNEFQGTGLNKQCKLLMLEFAFESLKLDRVEFRADAKNSRSIAAMKSIGCIEEGILRSNCASPTGRRDSIVLSILKDEWFGGVKEKLKAKIEKERNISSR; encoded by the coding sequence ATGAAAACCTTCAATTTTCTAACGGAACATATACTGGAAAATAACCGTGTGCAACTTAGTCCGTTGCATCGGGAAGATATTGATAGGATTTTACACTTTTCTGTGAAGGAGCCCGAACTATGGGAATATTCGCTTCAGCCGGCCAATGGTTTAAAGAATTTGCAAACGTACGTAGATTTTGCCCTAAATGGAAGAATGCAGGGAACTGCATATCCCTTTTTAATTTTCGACAAACACTGCCAAAAAATTGCAGGTAGCACCCGTTTTTACGATTATCAAAAAACGCACAATACTACGCAATTGGGTTACACGTGGATTGGAAATGAATTTCAGGGAACCGGACTCAACAAACAGTGTAAATTGTTAATGCTGGAATTTGCTTTTGAATCGTTAAAACTAGATCGCGTTGAGTTTCGGGCAGATGCCAAAAACAGCCGGAGTATCGCGGCCATGAAAAGCATTGGCTGTATTGAAGAGGGAATTTTAAGAAGCAATTGTGCCTCCCCAACCGGCAGACGCGATAGCATTGTTTTAAGTATTTTAAAAGATGAATGGTTTGGAGGGGTTAAAGAAAAATTGAAAGCTAAAATTGAAAAAGAAAGGAACATTTCATCTCGGTGA
- a CDS encoding MBL fold metallo-hydrolase — MKVEQIYTGCLSQGAYYIESNGEVAIIDPLRETKPYLERAQNDNATIKYIFETHFHADFVSGHVTLAEQTGAAIVYGPLANPSFKTIIAKDGEVFKLGNVTITALHTPGHTMESTTYLLKDESGKDYAIFSGDTLFLGDVGRPDLAQKANEMTQEDLAGILFDSLRNKIMPLANDVIVYPAHGAGSACGKNMMKETVDTLGNQKKMNYALREDMTRAEFIKEVTDGLAPPPLYFPMNVKMNREGYTNFNEVVSQGTTPLNPDDFEKIANQTGAVILDVRHQSAFIEGHIPRSIFIGLDGGFAPWVGALLANVEQEILLVVSPGREEEAVTRLSRVGFDRTLGYLNGGIEAWQNAGKEIDTLESVEADVFKEKLENNIPVFDVRNDGEFANGRIACATHAPLGFLNQYVSAFPDGNKCYLYCAGGYRSVIAASILKGRGIHNVVNVAGGFAAIKNVGIPVS; from the coding sequence ATGAAGGTAGAACAAATTTATACAGGATGCCTTTCTCAGGGCGCCTATTATATTGAAAGCAATGGTGAAGTTGCTATAATTGACCCGTTGCGCGAAACCAAACCATATTTGGAACGCGCCCAAAACGATAACGCAACGATAAAATATATTTTTGAAACTCACTTTCATGCAGATTTTGTGAGCGGCCACGTTACACTGGCTGAACAAACGGGTGCCGCAATAGTTTACGGACCACTTGCGAACCCTTCTTTTAAAACCATAATTGCGAAAGATGGTGAAGTATTTAAGTTGGGCAATGTAACCATTACCGCATTGCACACCCCGGGGCATACTATGGAAAGTACCACATATTTACTGAAAGACGAAAGTGGAAAAGATTATGCTATTTTTAGTGGCGACACCTTGTTTTTGGGCGACGTTGGCCGGCCGGATTTGGCGCAAAAGGCCAATGAAATGACGCAGGAAGATCTCGCAGGCATTCTCTTCGACAGTCTTCGAAATAAAATAATGCCTCTCGCAAACGATGTAATTGTATATCCTGCCCACGGTGCCGGTTCTGCCTGTGGAAAAAATATGATGAAGGAAACGGTTGATACTTTAGGCAATCAAAAGAAAATGAATTATGCGCTCCGTGAAGATATGACCCGTGCCGAGTTTATTAAAGAAGTTACCGATGGTTTAGCGCCACCGCCACTCTATTTTCCGATGAACGTTAAGATGAATCGAGAAGGATATACTAATTTTAATGAAGTGGTATCGCAAGGCACAACACCGTTAAACCCAGATGATTTTGAAAAAATAGCGAACCAAACGGGTGCCGTAATTTTAGATGTTCGCCATCAGTCGGCCTTTATTGAGGGCCATATTCCTCGATCTATTTTTATTGGATTGGATGGTGGTTTTGCACCATGGGTTGGTGCGTTACTCGCCAATGTGGAACAAGAAATACTGCTGGTGGTTTCACCGGGAAGAGAAGAGGAAGCCGTAACCAGATTATCAAGAGTTGGTTTTGATAGAACGCTGGGATATTTAAATGGAGGAATAGAAGCTTGGCAAAACGCCGGTAAGGAAATAGATACTTTAGAATCTGTTGAAGCCGATGTTTTTAAGGAAAAACTGGAAAACAACATTCCCGTTTTTGACGTTCGCAATGATGGCGAATTTGCCAATGGTCGTATAGCCTGCGCTACCCACGCTCCTTTAGGATTTTTAAACCAATATGTAAGCGCTTTTCCCGATGGGAACAAATGTTATTTATATTGTGCCGGCGGATATAGATCAGTAATTGCTGCTTCAATTTTAAAGGGCAGAGGTATTCACAACGTGGTAAACGTAGCCGGTGGCTTTGCCGCTATAAAAAATGTTGGCATCCCGGTTTCATAG
- a CDS encoding non-canonical purine NTP diphosphatase, translating to MKLVFATHNKNKFAEVKSMLPKHIELLSLKDIGCNEDIAETADTIEGNAILKANYVRNKYGINCFADDTGLEVKSINNEPGVFSARYAGDSNNSKANMEKLLKNLKGKEDRSARFKTAIALNMEREEIMFLGICEGKITKEARGNSGFGYDPVFQPKGFTTTFAEMTLQQKSEIGHRGKAMRQLIDYLSQ from the coding sequence ATGAAACTCGTCTTCGCAACCCACAATAAAAATAAATTTGCCGAGGTAAAATCGATGCTGCCGAAACATATTGAATTATTAAGCTTAAAAGATATTGGCTGCAATGAAGATATTGCAGAAACCGCAGATACTATTGAAGGTAACGCGATTTTAAAAGCCAATTATGTGCGTAATAAATACGGTATTAACTGCTTTGCGGACGATACGGGTTTAGAGGTAAAATCTATAAATAACGAGCCCGGTGTTTTTAGTGCGCGGTACGCTGGAGATTCCAACAATTCAAAAGCGAACATGGAAAAACTTTTAAAAAATTTGAAAGGCAAGGAAGATCGCTCGGCAAGATTCAAAACCGCAATCGCTTTAAATATGGAACGCGAGGAAATTATGTTTCTCGGAATCTGCGAAGGCAAAATAACCAAAGAAGCCCGCGGTAATTCTGGTTTTGGCTACGACCCGGTTTTCCAGCCTAAAGGCTTTACAACAACCTTTGCAGAAATGACGCTGCAACAGAAAAGTGAAATAGGCCATCGCGGAAAAGCAATGCGCCAACTAATAGATTATCTTTCCCAATAG
- a CDS encoding TrmH family RNA methyltransferase — protein sequence MDLELFQYLQTYLTERRTALFKQVLAERTRHFTVATEDVYQLHNTSAVMRTCDVFGIQDLHVVEERLGKRVDKEIAMGAQKWVSLNRYNSITDCIENLKKSGYQIIATTPHDNSTMLHEFDVTKKSAFFFGKESDGLSDTVMDAADGFLKIPMYGFTESLNISVSAAIILQSVVSKLKQSPVNWKLSEDEKLEIELAWMKKTIKASEEIIERYYSENPKSQAPNNK from the coding sequence TTGGATTTAGAATTATTTCAATATTTACAAACCTATCTCACCGAACGAAGAACAGCCCTGTTCAAACAAGTACTAGCGGAGCGCACCCGCCATTTTACCGTTGCCACCGAAGATGTTTATCAACTGCACAACACCAGTGCCGTAATGCGAACCTGCGACGTATTTGGGATTCAGGATTTGCACGTGGTGGAAGAGCGTTTGGGAAAGCGAGTTGACAAAGAAATTGCGATGGGCGCCCAAAAATGGGTGAGCTTAAATCGGTATAATTCAATTACTGATTGTATTGAAAATTTAAAAAAATCGGGCTATCAAATTATTGCTACCACGCCGCACGATAATTCTACTATGCTTCACGAATTTGATGTTACCAAAAAGAGCGCTTTTTTCTTTGGAAAGGAAAGCGATGGACTCAGCGATACAGTGATGGATGCTGCCGATGGTTTTTTAAAAATACCGATGTACGGTTTTACGGAGAGCCTGAATATTTCGGTTTCTGCGGCAATTATTTTGCAAAGTGTGGTTTCAAAATTGAAACAGAGCCCAGTAAATTGGAAGCTTTCTGAAGACGAAAAACTGGAAATTGAATTGGCGTGGATGAAGAAAACAATTAAAGCTTCAGAAGAAATAATTGAACGATACTATTCTGAAAATCCCAAATCACAAGCACCAAATAATAAATAA
- a CDS encoding DUF421 domain-containing protein: MKAWFEASSTSLIAIVLTTIGIYVAVILFTRLAGKRSFSKMSSFDFAMTVAIGSVIATTILSKSVSLLQGLVGLAAVYVLQITMAMLRRFNTVQKIIDNQPLLLMEGEQIFHDNLKKARVTESDLRAKLREANVLKLSQVRAVIFESTGDIAVLHTKDDNVQVEDWLLKNVNR, from the coding sequence ATGAAAGCATGGTTTGAAGCATCTTCCACCTCCCTAATTGCAATTGTATTAACTACCATAGGAATTTATGTAGCTGTAATTCTATTTACCCGATTGGCTGGTAAACGCAGTTTTTCAAAGATGAGTAGTTTCGATTTCGCTATGACCGTAGCAATTGGTTCGGTTATAGCAACTACCATTTTATCAAAATCGGTAAGTTTATTGCAAGGCCTTGTGGGTTTGGCTGCTGTGTATGTTCTTCAAATTACGATGGCAATGCTCAGACGTTTTAATACCGTGCAAAAAATTATAGACAATCAGCCGTTACTTTTAATGGAAGGCGAACAAATATTTCACGATAATTTAAAGAAAGCCCGTGTTACCGAATCTGATCTTCGCGCCAAACTTCGAGAAGCAAATGTTTTAAAATTATCGCAAGTACGAGCCGTTATTTTTGAATCAACCGGCGATATTGCGGTTTTGCACACAAAAGATGATAACGTACAAGTAGAAGATTGGCTATTAAAAAATGTAAATAGATAA
- a CDS encoding NAD(P)/FAD-dependent oxidoreductase: MNVRSNEPFWLIKNALPQSYPSLKESISSEVLLIGAGITGALVAFQLLKSGKKIIMVDRRDICNGSTAASTSMLQYEIDVPLHKLIEKVGLTCAVSSYQNCEKSISDIKKIINEVKSDCGFQQKYSVYFASSKKDVDFLKDEFNARKEHGFSVKWLSKEALEKLGLKAYAAIESKAGAVMDVYRLANDILKYCTENGVKIYDRTNIEGIKHEKEKVIAKTDSGFTITVEDVVHCTGYESVETIKENIVDLKSTFALASESFKKIPDAFKKHIYWNTDSPYLYFRSTDDGRIIMGGGDSDFKNAARRDALLPKKEKELTAKFSKCFPDIPFVADYSWAGTFGETKDGLPYFGNPDPIKREHYILGFGGNGITFSVMGMEAILHAINRTPHPYLEYYKFNR, from the coding sequence ATGAACGTTCGCTCCAACGAGCCTTTTTGGCTAATTAAAAATGCATTACCACAGAGCTATCCTTCACTTAAAGAATCAATTTCTTCGGAAGTATTACTAATAGGTGCCGGTATTACGGGTGCGTTGGTGGCTTTTCAATTATTAAAAAGTGGAAAGAAAATAATAATGGTAGATCGTCGCGATATCTGCAACGGTAGCACTGCTGCCAGCACTTCTATGCTTCAATATGAAATTGATGTTCCACTTCACAAATTAATTGAAAAAGTAGGGCTAACCTGTGCCGTATCGAGCTATCAAAATTGTGAAAAATCTATCAGCGATATAAAGAAAATTATAAACGAAGTAAAGAGCGATTGTGGTTTTCAACAAAAGTACAGCGTGTATTTTGCCTCGTCTAAAAAAGATGTAGATTTTTTAAAAGATGAATTTAATGCCCGAAAAGAACATGGGTTTAGCGTAAAGTGGCTTTCAAAGGAAGCATTGGAAAAATTGGGCTTAAAAGCATATGCCGCCATTGAATCTAAGGCTGGCGCCGTAATGGACGTGTATAGATTGGCCAATGATATTTTAAAATATTGTACCGAAAATGGTGTAAAAATCTACGACCGAACCAATATTGAAGGTATAAAGCATGAAAAAGAAAAAGTAATAGCAAAAACAGATTCGGGATTTACTATTACTGTAGAAGATGTAGTGCATTGTACCGGTTACGAAAGCGTTGAAACAATTAAGGAAAATATAGTAGATTTAAAAAGTACTTTTGCCCTCGCTTCCGAATCGTTTAAGAAAATACCCGACGCTTTTAAAAAACATATTTATTGGAATACGGATTCGCCTTACCTCTATTTTAGAAGTACCGACGACGGAAGAATTATAATGGGCGGAGGCGACAGTGATTTTAAAAATGCCGCTCGGCGCGATGCATTGCTTCCCAAAAAGGAAAAAGAATTGACTGCAAAATTTTCCAAGTGTTTTCCCGATATACCTTTTGTGGCAGATTATTCGTGGGCGGGAACTTTTGGCGAAACAAAGGACGGACTGCCTTATTTTGGAAATCCCGATCCAATTAAGAGAGAACATTATATTTTAGGGTTTGGCGGAAATGGAATAACTTTTAGCGTTATGGGAATGGAGGCAATTTTACATGCCATCAACAGAACCCCACACCCGTATTTAGAGTATTATAAATTTAACAGATAG
- a CDS encoding DUF4397 domain-containing protein: MKKGLLIISIALLTGNLFAQTARVQVIHNSADAAAAEVDVYVNTDLALDDFAFRTATPFLDLPAGVEINIGIAPGNSTGVGDVLLNVPVTLTENEKYIVVADGIVSASGYNPAPPLSLQVFPMAREMATNPTNVDVLVHHGSTDAPTVDVVETGVGAGTVVDNISYTEYQGYLELPTADYVLDITDETGTVTVARYQAPLATLGLDGAALTVLASGFLDPAQNSNGPAFGLYVASPAGGALLALPSVPLSVSEFDSTEFVIYPNPVNDRLTINASGIDMSEYSVAITDMLGRIVLNGNINTNNTIDVNNLSEGVYNLTLLRGNNVVISKKFVKK; this comes from the coding sequence ATGAAAAAAGGATTACTAATTATTTCAATTGCCTTACTAACAGGCAATTTATTCGCACAAACAGCCCGTGTACAAGTGATACACAACTCAGCCGATGCAGCTGCAGCAGAAGTAGATGTTTACGTAAACACAGATTTAGCATTAGATGATTTCGCATTTAGAACAGCTACACCTTTTTTAGATTTACCGGCAGGAGTAGAAATTAATATTGGAATAGCTCCGGGGAACAGTACTGGAGTGGGAGACGTACTTTTAAATGTGCCAGTTACCCTTACTGAAAATGAAAAGTATATTGTAGTAGCAGACGGAATTGTAAGTGCGTCTGGTTACAACCCTGCTCCGCCCCTCAGTTTACAGGTTTTTCCGATGGCACGGGAAATGGCTACCAACCCAACAAATGTTGATGTACTCGTACACCACGGATCAACCGATGCTCCTACAGTAGATGTAGTTGAAACCGGAGTTGGTGCAGGTACAGTGGTTGACAATATTTCTTATACGGAATATCAAGGTTATTTAGAACTTCCAACGGCAGATTATGTTTTAGATATTACAGATGAAACAGGTACCGTAACCGTAGCTCGCTATCAAGCGCCTTTAGCAACCTTAGGCTTAGACGGAGCTGCACTAACTGTGTTGGCTTCAGGATTTTTAGATCCTGCGCAAAATTCAAACGGTCCTGCTTTTGGATTGTATGTTGCAAGTCCTGCTGGTGGGGCATTGCTGGCATTGCCATCTGTACCGCTAAGTGTTTCTGAATTTGATTCTACTGAGTTTGTAATTTACCCGAATCCGGTAAACGACAGACTTACCATTAATGCATCTGGAATAGATATGAGTGAATATTCGGTTGCCATTACCGACATGCTTGGTCGAATAGTTTTAAATGGAAACATAAACACCAACAATACAATTGATGTAAATAATTTAAGTGAAGGGGTTTATAATCTCACCCTACTGCGTGGCAATAACGTAGTGATTAGTAAGAAGTTTGTAAAAAAATAA
- a CDS encoding ferritin-like domain-containing protein — MKTTNEKAKERNHDKLVDNLQELLEKNYDAQKGFTKAMEDAKSPQLKNFLKHQAAQRNRFATELDHEIRSLNETPKESGSFTGDLHRTWIDIKSAVAGNTDEAVLEECIRGEKASWKEYDEKLKEENFPPTISSVIHKQAAEIHATLNRVKTLEDLADD, encoded by the coding sequence ATGAAGACTACAAACGAAAAAGCTAAAGAACGCAACCACGACAAACTTGTTGACAACCTACAAGAATTGTTGGAAAAAAATTATGATGCCCAAAAAGGTTTTACAAAAGCCATGGAAGATGCTAAGAGTCCACAGCTTAAAAACTTTTTAAAGCATCAGGCTGCGCAACGCAATCGCTTTGCTACGGAGCTCGATCACGAAATCCGCAGTTTAAATGAAACGCCAAAAGAAAGCGGAAGTTTTACAGGCGATCTGCACAGAACCTGGATAGATATTAAAAGTGCCGTTGCCGGAAATACAGACGAAGCGGTTTTGGAAGAGTGCATTAGAGGCGAAAAAGCCAGCTGGAAAGAGTATGATGAAAAGTTAAAGGAAGAAAATTTCCCGCCAACTATTTCTAGTGTAATCCACAAACAAGCGGCTGAAATTCACGCAACCTTAAACCGAGTAAAAACATTGGAAGATCTAGCCGATGATTAA
- a CDS encoding carboxypeptidase-like regulatory domain-containing protein: MKKYILIAFLFIVANTVAQDNNIIKGTVMNDATDAILENVNIVNLNQVIGTTTNDKGEFAIKAAVNDTLYFSYLGFKSLRVRVTNDWLKFGDIKVKMTELGIALEEVVVKPVQLTGYVEIDAKLIPIYDNYRYRISGLSTGYEGGSNQPGAVSKVLSSIFNPADFLYNVFGKRPKQMRKLRKMKEDDEIRNLLQSKFDRETLMAVLQLERVDIDEILNKCSYSKDFIRTANDLQILDAISGCYEEYKILNREK; this comes from the coding sequence ATGAAAAAATATATCCTCATAGCCTTTTTGTTTATCGTAGCAAACACGGTTGCGCAAGACAATAACATAATTAAAGGAACTGTTATGAACGATGCAACCGACGCTATTTTGGAAAATGTAAATATTGTAAACCTAAATCAGGTAATAGGTACTACAACCAACGACAAAGGGGAATTTGCAATAAAGGCAGCCGTTAACGACACGCTTTATTTTTCGTATCTCGGGTTTAAGTCGCTTCGGGTTCGAGTTACCAATGACTGGTTAAAATTTGGCGATATAAAAGTGAAAATGACCGAGCTTGGCATTGCGTTGGAAGAAGTGGTTGTAAAACCCGTACAACTCACGGGCTATGTAGAGATTGATGCAAAATTAATTCCAATTTACGACAATTACCGCTACCGAATTTCGGGACTAAGCACTGGATATGAAGGCGGTAGCAATCAACCCGGCGCAGTGAGCAAAGTGCTGAGTTCAATTTTTAATCCCGCCGATTTTCTCTACAATGTTTTCGGAAAACGACCCAAACAGATGCGCAAACTCCGCAAAATGAAAGAGGATGATGAAATTAGAAATCTTCTTCAAAGTAAATTTGATCGCGAAACCTTGATGGCGGTACTGCAATTGGAACGGGTAGATATAGATGAAATATTGAATAAATGCAGTTATTCCAAAGATTTTATCCGTACGGCAAACGATTTGCAAATTCTAGACGCTATTAGTGGCTGTTATGAAGAATACAAGATTCTAAATCGCGAGAAGTAA
- a CDS encoding DEAD/DEAH box helicase, with protein MTAFKALGLEEHLLKAIADMGFETPSEVQEKAIPILLDRETDMVSLAQTGTGKTAAFGFPMLQKIDVNSRTTQGLILSPTRELCLQITNEMVAYGKYMPGLNVTAIYGGASITDQARQIKKGSQIIVATPGRMKDMIGRGLVDISKIEYCVLDEADEMLNMGFYEDITEILSHSPKDKSTWLFSATMPKEVSTIAKKFMHTPVEITVGTKNVGSDQVTHEYYLVNARDRYNALKRLADANPEIFSVIFCRTKRDTQKVAEQLIEDGYNAAAIHGDLSQSQRDTVMKSFRNRQIQMLVATDVAARGIDVDDITHVINYQLPDEIETYTHRSGRTGRAGKTGISMVIVSKSEVRKIHTIEKMIQKKFIAKEIPSGMEICEVQMFHLANSIKDTKINPEINAYLPNINEVLADFSKEELIQKVFSVEFTRFLNYYKNSKDLNISNDRNFSDEDAKDSTRYFVNIGNKDDFDWMSLKDFLRDLLQLGKDDIYKVDVKDSFSFFNTDTKHQEMVMGIFKDFKLDGRQINVEISKDTGRGGRSSGGGRDRGKRRGDRSGSDRGNRGDRSGGFKKRSGGRGDKPAFKGKSRRSPDRPDTKGTGGRRRRKS; from the coding sequence ATGACAGCATTTAAAGCACTCGGCTTGGAAGAGCATCTTCTAAAAGCCATCGCCGACATGGGTTTTGAAACTCCATCGGAAGTACAAGAAAAAGCAATCCCAATTCTTTTAGATCGCGAAACCGACATGGTTTCGTTAGCGCAGACAGGAACGGGAAAAACCGCAGCATTTGGTTTCCCGATGTTGCAAAAAATTGACGTAAACAGTCGTACAACTCAGGGTTTAATCCTTTCGCCAACCCGCGAACTTTGCCTTCAGATTACAAATGAAATGGTTGCGTACGGCAAATATATGCCGGGCCTTAACGTTACCGCTATTTACGGGGGTGCCAGTATAACAGACCAAGCGCGTCAAATTAAGAAGGGTTCGCAAATTATAGTTGCCACTCCGGGACGAATGAAAGATATGATTGGCCGTGGTTTGGTTGACATTTCAAAAATAGAATATTGCGTGCTCGATGAGGCCGATGAGATGCTCAATATGGGCTTTTATGAAGACATAACCGAAATTCTTTCGCACTCGCCAAAAGATAAAAGCACCTGGCTTTTTAGCGCAACCATGCCGAAAGAGGTTTCTACAATTGCTAAAAAGTTTATGCACACTCCCGTGGAAATCACGGTTGGAACTAAAAACGTTGGTTCGGATCAGGTTACGCACGAGTATTATTTGGTAAACGCTCGCGACCGTTACAATGCTTTAAAGCGTTTGGCAGATGCGAACCCAGAGATATTTTCGGTAATTTTTTGCAGAACTAAGCGCGACACCCAAAAAGTTGCAGAACAATTAATAGAAGATGGGTATAACGCGGCGGCAATCCACGGAGATTTAAGTCAGAGTCAGCGCGATACCGTAATGAAATCCTTCCGCAATCGGCAAATACAAATGCTAGTTGCAACCGATGTAGCAGCTCGCGGAATTGATGTGGACGATATTACCCACGTTATAAATTATCAGTTGCCCGACGAAATAGAAACTTATACACACCGTAGCGGGCGTACCGGTCGTGCGGGAAAGACGGGTATTTCAATGGTTATCGTTTCAAAAAGTGAAGTGCGAAAAATTCACACAATTGAAAAGATGATTCAAAAGAAATTTATTGCAAAGGAAATTCCATCGGGTATGGAAATTTGTGAAGTGCAAATGTTTCACTTGGCAAATTCTATTAAGGATACAAAAATAAATCCCGAAATTAATGCCTACCTTCCCAATATAAACGAAGTATTGGCAGACTTTTCAAAGGAAGAACTTATTCAAAAAGTGTTTTCCGTAGAGTTTACGCGCTTTTTAAATTACTATAAAAACAGTAAAGATTTAAACATTTCTAACGATCGCAATTTTTCGGATGAAGACGCTAAAGATAGTACGCGCTACTTCGTGAATATTGGTAACAAAGACGATTTTGATTGGATGAGTTTAAAAGATTTCCTTCGCGATTTACTTCAATTGGGAAAGGACGATATTTACAAAGTTGACGTAAAGGATAGTTTTTCATTCTTTAATACAGACACCAAGCACCAGGAAATGGTGATGGGTATTTTTAAGGACTTTAAGCTAGACGGCAGACAAATTAATGTTGAAATATCTAAAGACACCGGTCGCGGCGGAAGAAGCAGCGGAGGTGGAAGAGATCGTGGAAAGCGAAGAGGCGACCGCAGTGGGAGCGACCGCGGAAATAGAGGCGATAGAAGCGGCGGGTTTAAAAAACGCAGCGGCGGCCGTGGAGACAAACCAGCTTTTAAAGGCAAAAGCCGTAGAAGCCCCGATCGTCCAGATACAAAGGGAACTGGCGGAAGACGCAGAAGAAAGTCGTAA
- a CDS encoding SIR2 family NAD-dependent protein deacylase produces the protein MMKIAVLTGAGVSAESGIKTFRDSDGLWEGHDVMEVASPEGFQRNPASVLDFYNQRRRQLLTVQPNAAHLALATLDQTHDVTIITQNVDDLHERAGSKNVIHLHGELLKVRSTYDENLVMDWKTDLNLGDLCKNKHQLRPHIVWFGEMVPMIEVAAAVVEKADAILIIGTSMQVYPAAGLMQYAKPEAHIYFVDPNPSISENNRITIFPEKASTGVPKVVELLK, from the coding sequence ATAATGAAAATTGCAGTATTAACAGGCGCTGGCGTTAGCGCGGAAAGTGGAATAAAAACCTTTAGAGATAGTGACGGACTTTGGGAAGGTCACGACGTAATGGAAGTTGCCTCGCCAGAAGGTTTTCAACGCAATCCTGCCTCAGTGTTAGATTTTTACAATCAACGACGAAGACAGTTATTAACCGTACAACCCAACGCTGCACATCTGGCTTTAGCAACACTGGACCAAACGCACGACGTTACCATTATAACACAAAATGTAGACGATTTGCACGAAAGAGCAGGTAGTAAAAACGTTATTCATCTTCACGGAGAATTGCTAAAAGTGAGAAGTACTTATGACGAAAACCTGGTAATGGACTGGAAAACCGATTTAAATCTGGGCGATCTTTGCAAAAATAAACACCAACTACGTCCACATATTGTTTGGTTTGGCGAAATGGTGCCCATGATTGAAGTTGCTGCTGCCGTGGTGGAAAAGGCAGACGCAATTTTAATTATAGGAACCTCCATGCAGGTATATCCCGCAGCGGGCTTAATGCAATATGCAAAACCCGAAGCGCATATATATTTTGTAGATCCCAACCCATCTATTTCAGAAAATAATAGAATTACCATTTTTCCTGAAAAGGCTTCTACCGGTGTTCCAAAAGTTGTAGAACTTTTAAAATAA